A genomic segment from Streptosporangium roseum DSM 43021 encodes:
- a CDS encoding TraR/DksA family transcriptional regulator codes for MSVDTHLSTVQLDTIREELEGQLFRWTRQLADLETAVNDDAVEVSAKSGLLADIVSAERNLAVVRQALRDVTELTYGRCDGCGLAIPFERLKARPLARFCMLCQRRHESR; via the coding sequence ATGTCCGTCGACACCCACCTCAGCACCGTCCAGCTCGACACCATCCGCGAGGAGCTGGAGGGACAGCTGTTCCGCTGGACCAGGCAGCTGGCCGACCTGGAGACCGCGGTGAACGACGACGCGGTGGAGGTCTCGGCGAAGTCGGGACTCCTCGCCGACATCGTCTCCGCCGAGCGGAACCTCGCCGTCGTGCGCCAGGCCCTCCGGGACGTCACCGAGCTGACCTACGGCCGCTGTGACGGCTGCGGGCTGGCGATCCCCTTCGAGCGGCTGAAGGCCCGCCCTCTCGCCCGCTTCTGCATGCTGTGCCAGCGCCGTCACGAGAGCCGCTGA
- a CDS encoding acetyl/propionyl/methylcrotonyl-CoA carboxylase subunit alpha produces the protein MFHTVLIANRGEIALRIIRTLRRLGIRSVAVHSDADAGARHVREADIAVRLGGGYLDIDRILDAAAATGAQAVHPGYGFLAENTAFARRCAEAGLVFVGPPPEAIEAMGDKIRAKATVSAAGVPVVPGGAEPGDDLAAAAERVGFPALIKPSAGGGGKGMVLVRTAAELPDALESARRTAAAAFGDATLLIERFVENPRHIEIQVMADTHGNVVHLGERECSLQRRHQKIIEEAPSPLLDAATRASMGAAAVEAARSVGYVGAGTVEFIVQGATGDYYFMEMNTRLQVEHPVTELVTGLDLVELQLRVAAGEPLPLTQDEVRLRGHAVEARVYAEDPSRGFLPTGGRVLALHEPGDVRVDSSLMVGGVVGSDYDPMLSKVIAWGPDRASALRRLDGALAATTVLGVPTNIAFLRALVTHPEVAAGDLDTGLVERHLDALVTREAVPADVLAAAALVLHHERVPATPADPWDVPDGWRLGEAAWTTWRLEGRDGVTEVRVRGLPGAGAEVDLPGDGARTAVRARLSADGDDLLVTLGGARRRYAVARDGDTVWLGRDGDAWALTRHHLGDPGDRAGAGGAGDGVVRSPMPGTVLVVKVTAGEQVAEGQPLLIVEAMKMEHTVTAPVGGVVAELPVRTGQAVDMDAVLAVVHRDGES, from the coding sequence ATGTTCCACACCGTTCTCATCGCCAACCGGGGCGAGATCGCCCTCCGGATCATCCGCACGCTCAGGAGACTGGGCATCCGATCCGTCGCCGTGCACAGCGACGCCGACGCCGGAGCGCGGCACGTCCGCGAGGCCGACATCGCCGTACGGCTCGGCGGCGGCTACCTCGACATCGACCGGATCCTGGACGCCGCCGCGGCGACCGGGGCGCAGGCCGTGCACCCGGGATACGGATTCCTGGCGGAGAACACGGCCTTCGCGCGCCGGTGCGCCGAGGCCGGGCTGGTGTTCGTCGGCCCGCCGCCGGAGGCCATCGAGGCCATGGGCGACAAGATCCGCGCCAAGGCCACCGTCTCGGCGGCCGGGGTGCCCGTCGTCCCCGGAGGCGCCGAACCCGGCGACGACCTGGCCGCCGCCGCCGAGCGGGTCGGCTTCCCGGCGCTGATCAAGCCCTCGGCGGGAGGCGGCGGAAAGGGCATGGTGCTGGTGCGCACGGCCGCGGAGCTGCCGGACGCCCTGGAGTCCGCGCGCCGTACGGCGGCCGCCGCGTTCGGCGACGCGACCCTGCTGATCGAGCGGTTCGTGGAGAACCCCCGGCACATCGAGATCCAGGTGATGGCCGACACGCACGGCAACGTCGTCCACCTGGGCGAGCGCGAGTGCAGCCTCCAGCGCCGCCACCAGAAGATCATCGAGGAGGCCCCGTCCCCGTTGCTCGACGCCGCGACCCGGGCGAGCATGGGCGCGGCCGCGGTCGAGGCCGCCAGGTCCGTCGGCTACGTCGGAGCGGGGACGGTGGAGTTCATCGTCCAGGGAGCGACCGGCGACTACTACTTCATGGAGATGAACACCCGGCTCCAGGTCGAGCACCCGGTCACCGAGCTGGTCACCGGCCTGGACCTGGTCGAGCTCCAGCTCAGGGTGGCGGCCGGCGAGCCGCTCCCGCTCACCCAGGACGAGGTACGGCTGCGCGGCCATGCCGTCGAGGCCCGCGTCTACGCCGAGGACCCCTCCCGGGGCTTCCTGCCGACCGGCGGCCGGGTCCTCGCGCTGCACGAGCCCGGCGACGTCCGGGTGGATTCCAGCCTGATGGTCGGCGGCGTGGTCGGCAGCGACTACGACCCGATGCTGTCCAAGGTCATCGCCTGGGGGCCGGACCGGGCGAGCGCGCTGCGCCGGCTGGACGGGGCGCTCGCCGCGACGACCGTGCTGGGCGTGCCGACCAACATCGCCTTCCTGCGCGCGCTGGTCACCCACCCGGAGGTGGCCGCCGGCGACCTCGACACCGGCCTGGTCGAACGCCACCTCGACGCGCTGGTCACCCGCGAGGCCGTCCCCGCCGACGTCCTGGCCGCGGCGGCCCTGGTCCTGCACCACGAGCGCGTGCCCGCGACACCGGCCGACCCGTGGGACGTGCCCGACGGCTGGCGGCTGGGCGAGGCCGCCTGGACCACCTGGCGGCTGGAGGGCCGCGACGGCGTGACCGAGGTCCGGGTGCGCGGCCTGCCCGGGGCGGGAGCCGAGGTGGACCTGCCCGGAGACGGCGCCCGGACGGCCGTGCGGGCGAGGCTGTCGGCGGACGGCGACGACCTGCTGGTCACCCTCGGCGGGGCCCGGCGGCGCTACGCCGTCGCCCGGGACGGTGACACCGTCTGGCTCGGCCGGGACGGCGACGCCTGGGCACTCACCCGACACCACCTGGGCGACCCCGGTGACCGGGCGGGCGCGGGCGGCGCCGGGGACGGGGTGGTCCGCAGCCCGATGCCCGGCACGGTCCTGGTGGTCAAGGTGACCGCGGGGGAGCAGGTCGCCGAAGGGCAGCCGCTGCTCATCGTCGAGGCGATGAAGATGGAGCACACCGTGACCGCGCCGGTCGGCGGGGTCGTCGCCGAGCTGCCGGTACGCACCGGCCAGGCGGTCGACATGGACGCCGTGCTGGCGGTCGTCCACCGGGACGGGGAGTCGTGA
- a CDS encoding acyl-CoA dehydrogenase family protein produces MPKLNDEYEDLRKTVEAFARDVVAPVIGDLYEREEFPYDIVRQMGAMGLFGLPIPEEYGGMGGDYFALCLVLEELARVDSSVSITVEAAVSLGAMPIYRFGTAEQRATWLPRLTSGEMLGAFGLTEPGGGSDVPGGMRTTAVLDGDEWVINGSKAFITNSGTDITGVVGVAAITGERADGKKEISTILVPSGTPGFTVSKKYSKVGWNCSDTRELSFSDCRVPAENLLGERGRGYAQFLQTLDEGRIAIAALSVGLAQGCVDESLRYVRERRAFGHPIGHYQAIQFKIADMEVRTHTARLAYYHAAEKMLAGEPFKKEAAIAKLVAGDAAMDNARDATQIFGGYGFMNEYPVGRFYRDAKILEIGEGTSEVQRMLIARELGLSDL; encoded by the coding sequence ATGCCCAAGCTCAACGACGAGTACGAAGACCTGCGCAAGACCGTGGAGGCGTTCGCCCGCGACGTGGTGGCCCCGGTGATCGGGGACCTCTACGAGCGTGAGGAGTTCCCCTACGACATCGTCCGGCAGATGGGCGCGATGGGCCTGTTCGGGCTGCCGATCCCCGAGGAGTACGGCGGCATGGGCGGCGACTACTTCGCGCTCTGCCTGGTCCTGGAGGAGCTGGCGAGGGTCGACTCCAGCGTGTCCATCACCGTGGAGGCCGCGGTGTCGCTGGGCGCGATGCCGATCTACCGCTTCGGCACGGCGGAGCAGCGCGCCACGTGGCTTCCCCGGCTGACGTCGGGCGAGATGCTGGGCGCGTTCGGCCTGACCGAGCCGGGCGGTGGTTCCGACGTGCCCGGGGGCATGCGGACCACGGCCGTACTGGACGGGGACGAGTGGGTGATCAACGGCTCGAAGGCCTTCATCACCAACTCCGGCACCGACATCACCGGTGTCGTGGGCGTGGCCGCCATCACCGGTGAGCGCGCCGACGGCAAGAAGGAGATCTCCACGATCCTGGTCCCGTCCGGGACACCGGGCTTCACCGTCTCGAAGAAGTACTCCAAGGTCGGCTGGAACTGCTCCGACACCCGGGAGCTCTCCTTCTCCGACTGCCGGGTCCCGGCGGAGAACCTGCTCGGCGAGCGGGGCCGCGGCTACGCGCAGTTCCTGCAGACCCTCGACGAGGGCCGTATCGCGATCGCCGCCCTCTCGGTCGGCCTGGCCCAGGGCTGCGTGGACGAGTCCCTGCGCTACGTGCGCGAGCGCCGGGCGTTCGGCCACCCGATCGGCCACTACCAGGCCATCCAGTTCAAGATCGCCGACATGGAGGTCCGCACCCACACCGCCCGCCTGGCCTACTACCATGCGGCGGAGAAGATGCTGGCCGGTGAGCCGTTCAAGAAGGAGGCGGCCATCGCCAAGCTCGTCGCCGGCGACGCGGCCATGGACAACGCCCGCGACGCCACCCAGATCTTCGGCGGCTACGGGTTCATGAACGAATACCCCGTCGGCCGCTTCTACCGCGATGCCAAGATCCTGGAGATCGGGGAGGGAACCAGCGAGGTCCAGCGCATGCTGATCGCCCGCGAGCTGGGCCTGTCCGACCTCTGA
- a CDS encoding nucleosidase, whose product MELVGRITVDRPLLVLAVKEEAQFLDTDLPVLFTGMGKVNAAVALAGVLARGPRPSHVVNLGTAGALRPGWTGTHVVGSVIQHDLDTDLLRTLTGETYGAALTLNADDGPVLATGDAFIADEAARERLAARAHLVDMEGYALATAAAQAGVALRIVKHVSDDAGEGAAKSWRESVAGCARALADWATLHMPRQS is encoded by the coding sequence ATGGAACTCGTCGGGAGAATCACCGTTGACCGCCCGCTGCTCGTCCTCGCGGTCAAGGAGGAAGCGCAGTTCCTCGACACGGATCTGCCGGTGCTGTTCACCGGCATGGGCAAGGTCAACGCCGCGGTCGCCCTGGCCGGTGTCCTCGCCCGCGGGCCCCGCCCTTCCCATGTCGTCAACCTGGGCACGGCAGGGGCGCTGCGCCCGGGATGGACGGGCACCCACGTCGTCGGCTCCGTGATCCAGCACGACCTGGACACCGACCTGCTGCGCACCCTCACCGGCGAGACCTACGGAGCGGCGCTGACCCTGAACGCGGACGACGGCCCGGTCCTGGCGACCGGCGACGCCTTCATCGCCGACGAGGCCGCGCGCGAACGCCTGGCGGCCCGGGCCCACCTGGTCGACATGGAGGGCTACGCCCTGGCGACGGCCGCGGCCCAGGCCGGTGTCGCGCTCCGCATCGTCAAGCACGTCAGCGACGACGCGGGCGAAGGCGCGGCGAAGAGCTGGCGCGAGTCGGTGGCCGGCTGCGCCCGGGCCCTGGCCGACTGGGCCACCCTGCACATGCCCCGGCAGTCCTGA
- a CDS encoding LLM class flavin-dependent oxidoreductase encodes MSVPLSILDLAHIPEGRTPRDSFDASVALARRAEEWGYRRIWYAEHHNMATIASSATSVLIAHVAALTRTIRLGAGGVMLPNHSPLTIAEQFGTLETLHPGRIDLGLGRAPGSDQQTMRALRRDPRSADDFPRDVLELQGYLTGESRIPGVDATPGKGTNVPLYILGSSLFGAKLAAALGLPYAIASHFAPDMLEEAVAVYRREFEPSPQLDRPYVIAGVNVIAADTTAEAQEQLLAARRNRVKLFFGRGRTFTPEEADMILQSPAGRQVLQMTKYSAVGTPAEVRDYLDRFTEHAQADELIVATQARNTDAWLRSYELLADVSGLVPA; translated from the coding sequence ATGAGCGTTCCACTGTCCATCCTCGACCTCGCGCACATCCCCGAGGGCAGGACGCCGCGCGACAGCTTCGACGCCAGCGTGGCCCTGGCCCGGCGCGCCGAGGAGTGGGGCTACCGGCGGATCTGGTACGCCGAGCACCACAACATGGCCACCATCGCGTCCTCGGCCACCAGCGTGCTCATCGCCCACGTCGCCGCGCTGACCCGGACGATCCGCCTCGGGGCCGGCGGCGTGATGCTCCCCAACCACTCCCCGCTGACCATCGCCGAGCAGTTCGGAACCCTCGAAACACTCCATCCGGGACGCATCGACCTGGGCCTCGGGCGGGCGCCTGGCAGCGACCAGCAGACCATGCGCGCCCTGCGCCGCGACCCGAGGTCCGCGGACGACTTCCCCCGGGACGTCCTGGAACTGCAGGGATACCTGACGGGCGAGTCCCGGATCCCCGGCGTCGACGCGACGCCGGGGAAGGGCACCAACGTGCCGCTGTACATCCTCGGCTCCTCGCTGTTCGGGGCCAAGCTCGCCGCCGCGCTCGGACTTCCGTACGCCATCGCCTCCCACTTCGCCCCGGACATGCTTGAGGAGGCGGTCGCCGTCTACCGGCGCGAGTTCGAGCCGTCCCCGCAGCTCGACCGGCCGTATGTCATCGCCGGGGTCAACGTCATAGCCGCGGACACCACCGCCGAGGCGCAGGAGCAGCTCCTGGCGGCGCGGCGCAACAGGGTGAAGCTGTTCTTCGGCAGAGGCCGGACGTTCACCCCGGAGGAAGCGGACATGATCCTCCAGTCGCCCGCCGGACGGCAAGTGCTGCAGATGACCAAGTACTCCGCCGTCGGAACCCCTGCCGAGGTGAGGGACTACCTCGACCGTTTCACCGAGCACGCCCAGGCCGACGAGCTCATCGTCGCCACCCAGGCGAGGAACACCGACGCCTGGCTGCGCTCCTACGAGCTGCTGGCGGACGTCAGCGGACTGGTCCCCGCCTGA
- a CDS encoding hydroxymethylglutaryl-CoA lyase encodes MMREPYRTPAAGLPERVTIYEVGPRDGLQNESAVVPVEVKAEFVARLAAAGHRVIETTSFVHPTWVPQLADAAELLARLERVPGVRYPVLVPNRRGLDRALEHGVREIAVFASATETFARKNLNRTLESQFEMFEPVVARALDHGLTVRAYVSMCFGDPWEGPTPIGQVVAVGRRLLDLGCSELSLGDTVGVGTPGHVSALIEAFGGPSRLAVHFHDTYGQALANTLAALQAGVTVVDASTGGIGGCPYAESATGNLATEDLVWMLHGLGVETGLNLESLVETSTWLAAKLGRPSPSRVVQALGTAPATDQDVKE; translated from the coding sequence ATGATGCGCGAGCCGTACCGGACGCCGGCGGCGGGCCTGCCGGAGCGGGTCACGATCTACGAGGTCGGGCCCAGGGACGGACTGCAGAACGAGTCGGCGGTCGTCCCCGTCGAGGTCAAGGCCGAGTTCGTCGCCCGGCTGGCCGCCGCGGGGCACCGGGTGATCGAGACGACCAGCTTCGTGCACCCCACGTGGGTACCCCAGCTCGCCGACGCCGCGGAGCTGCTGGCCCGCCTGGAGCGGGTCCCCGGCGTGCGCTACCCGGTGCTCGTGCCGAACCGGCGGGGCCTCGACCGGGCGCTGGAACACGGCGTCCGGGAGATCGCCGTCTTCGCCAGCGCCACCGAGACCTTCGCCCGCAAGAACCTCAACCGGACGCTGGAGTCGCAGTTCGAGATGTTCGAACCGGTGGTCGCGCGGGCGCTGGACCACGGCCTCACGGTCAGGGCGTACGTGTCGATGTGCTTCGGCGACCCGTGGGAGGGGCCGACGCCGATCGGGCAGGTGGTCGCCGTGGGCCGCAGGCTCCTCGACCTGGGCTGCTCCGAGCTGTCGCTCGGGGACACCGTCGGCGTCGGCACCCCCGGCCACGTGAGCGCGCTGATCGAGGCCTTCGGCGGCCCCTCCCGGCTCGCCGTGCACTTCCACGACACCTACGGCCAGGCACTGGCCAACACCCTCGCCGCACTCCAGGCGGGTGTGACCGTGGTGGACGCCTCCACCGGCGGCATCGGAGGCTGCCCGTACGCCGAGAGCGCCACCGGCAACCTCGCCACCGAGGACCTGGTGTGGATGCTGCACGGTCTCGGGGTCGAGACCGGGCTGAACCTCGAATCGCTGGTGGAGACCAGCACCTGGCTGGCCGCGAAGCTCGGCCGCCCCAGTCCCTCGCGGGTCGTCCAGGCACTGGGAACGGCCCCGGCGACCGATCAAGACGTCAAGGAGTGA
- a CDS encoding TraR/DksA family transcriptional regulator, whose amino-acid sequence MGDIRSASRLLEEYRRHTAQLEELRALLHERLAVARAERDSLTGCDRVPGPATADGPVPLAWRRVERARKAVAEIEAAIERLDFGLYGTCRRCGAFIALDRLRRAPHARYCAVCGHTARH is encoded by the coding sequence ATGGGTGACATCAGATCGGCAAGCAGGCTGCTGGAGGAGTACCGGCGGCACACCGCGCAGCTGGAGGAGCTGCGCGCCCTACTGCACGAGCGGCTCGCCGTCGCGCGGGCGGAGCGGGATTCCCTCACCGGGTGTGACCGGGTGCCGGGACCCGCGACGGCGGACGGGCCGGTCCCGCTCGCCTGGAGGCGGGTCGAGCGAGCCAGGAAGGCCGTCGCCGAGATCGAGGCGGCGATCGAACGGCTGGACTTCGGCCTTTACGGCACCTGCCGCCGGTGCGGGGCGTTCATCGCGCTGGACCGCCTGCGCCGCGCCCCCCATGCCCGGTACTGCGCCGTCTGCGGGCACACCGCGCGGCACTGA
- a CDS encoding glycoside hydrolase family 6 protein → MPRRSILATLCAALVVVTGAAVSAASGASAADSPFYVDPETSAAKWVAANPGDSRTPVIRDRIAAVPQARWFTTTNTSAVRGQVSAFVGAAASAGKTPILVVYNIPNRDCSGASTGGAPTHAAYRQWIDELAAGLQGRPATIVLEPDVLPIMTNCMSSSQQQETNASMAYAGKRLKAGSASAKVYFDIGHSGWLSASEAGARLRAADVANSADGISLNVSNYRWSSTEVAYAKSVISASGVSRLRAVIDTSRNGNGPQGGEWCDPGGRAIGTLSTTGTGDSMIDAFLWIKLPGEADGCIAGAGQFVPQRAYDLAIAAPPPTPTPTPTVTPTPTPTPTVTPTPTPTGGKACTAAYKLVGSWQGGFQAEVTVKSTGGAAIAGWTVSWSFPNGQSVTQLWNGRHTQSGAEVSVRNADHNGALSPGASASFGFTGNWSGTNGVPASAGCAAA, encoded by the coding sequence ATGCCAAGAAGGTCGATTCTGGCCACGCTCTGCGCGGCCCTGGTGGTCGTGACCGGTGCCGCGGTGTCCGCGGCCTCCGGAGCGTCCGCGGCCGATTCCCCGTTCTACGTCGACCCCGAGACCAGTGCGGCCAAGTGGGTCGCGGCCAATCCGGGGGACTCCCGCACGCCGGTCATCCGCGACCGGATCGCCGCCGTCCCGCAGGCGCGCTGGTTCACCACGACCAACACCTCCGCGGTGCGCGGGCAGGTGTCGGCGTTCGTCGGCGCCGCCGCGAGCGCCGGCAAGACCCCCATCCTGGTCGTCTACAACATCCCCAACCGGGACTGCAGCGGCGCGAGCACGGGTGGCGCGCCCACCCACGCGGCCTACCGGCAGTGGATCGACGAGCTCGCGGCCGGTCTTCAGGGACGTCCCGCGACGATCGTCCTGGAGCCCGACGTGCTCCCGATCATGACCAACTGCATGAGCTCCTCCCAGCAGCAGGAGACCAACGCCTCCATGGCGTACGCGGGCAAGAGGCTGAAGGCCGGTTCGGCGTCGGCGAAGGTCTACTTCGACATCGGGCACTCCGGATGGCTGTCCGCGTCCGAGGCCGGGGCCCGGCTGAGGGCCGCGGACGTCGCCAACAGCGCCGACGGCATCTCCCTCAACGTCTCCAACTACCGCTGGAGCTCCACCGAGGTGGCGTACGCCAAGAGCGTCATCTCCGCCAGCGGCGTGTCCCGGCTGCGCGCGGTGATCGACACCAGCCGCAACGGCAACGGCCCGCAGGGCGGCGAGTGGTGTGATCCGGGCGGCCGGGCGATCGGGACGTTGAGCACGACCGGCACCGGAGACTCGATGATCGACGCGTTCCTCTGGATCAAGCTGCCCGGCGAGGCCGACGGCTGTATCGCCGGCGCCGGGCAGTTCGTGCCGCAGCGGGCCTACGACCTGGCCATCGCGGCCCCGCCGCCCACCCCCACCCCCACCCCCACCGTGACCCCCACCCCGACCCCGACTCCCACCGTCACCCCCACCCCGACCCCGACCGGCGGGAAGGCCTGCACGGCCGCGTACAAGCTGGTCGGCTCCTGGCAGGGCGGCTTCCAGGCGGAGGTGACGGTGAAGAGCACCGGCGGCGCGGCCATCGCGGGCTGGACGGTGAGCTGGTCCTTCCCGAACGGCCAGAGCGTCACCCAGCTCTGGAACGGACGGCACACCCAGAGCGGCGCCGAGGTCTCGGTACGCAACGCCGACCACAACGGCGCCCTCTCCCCGGGTGCCTCGGCGTCCTTCGGCTTCACCGGCAACTGGTCCGGGACCAACGGTGTGCCGGCCTCGGCCGGCTGCGCCGCCGCCTGA
- a CDS encoding TetR/AcrR family transcriptional regulator, producing the protein MRGVTTAQPLTRSRGSRRTEILDAAAALFAARGFHGTSIEDIGGAVGTSGPALYRHFSGKEALLAEMLLDVSERLHTSAATRVTEAPDAEHALDALLTGQIEFALSHPALITVHDRELGNVPEPARRQIRRLQRLYVEEWVTVLSELYPGCPPSRLRAATHAVFGLLNSTPHSAGELDPEAMAGLLRSMARAALARVQS; encoded by the coding sequence ATGCGAGGTGTGACGACTGCCCAGCCCCTCACCCGCAGTCGCGGGTCACGCCGCACGGAGATCCTGGACGCGGCCGCCGCGCTGTTCGCGGCGCGCGGTTTCCACGGCACCTCCATCGAGGACATCGGCGGCGCGGTCGGCACCTCGGGCCCCGCCCTCTACCGGCACTTCAGCGGCAAGGAGGCCCTGCTGGCGGAGATGCTGCTGGATGTCAGCGAGCGCCTGCACACCTCGGCGGCCACCCGCGTGACCGAGGCCCCGGACGCCGAGCACGCCCTGGACGCCCTGCTCACCGGCCAGATCGAGTTCGCGCTCAGCCATCCCGCGCTGATCACCGTGCACGACCGCGAGCTCGGCAACGTCCCCGAGCCCGCCCGCCGGCAGATCCGCCGCCTGCAGCGGCTCTACGTGGAGGAGTGGGTCACCGTGCTGAGCGAGCTCTACCCGGGCTGCCCCCCGTCACGCCTGCGCGCCGCGACCCACGCCGTCTTCGGCCTGCTCAACTCCACCCCGCACAGCGCGGGTGAGCTCGACCCCGAGGCGATGGCCGGGCTGCTGCGGAGCATGGCCCGCGCGGCGCTCGCCAGGGTCCAGAGTTAG
- a CDS encoding carboxyl transferase domain-containing protein: MSGWPVLRSACDPGGEGFKGNAEVNERLAADLRERLAVAGLGGPEKSRARHVSRGKLLPRDRVDALLDPGSRFLELSQLAATGLYGDEAPAAGIITGVGRVSGRECVVVANDATVKGGTYYPVTVKKHLRAQEVALHNNLPCVYLVDSGGAFLPKQDEVFPDREHFGRIFYNQATMSARGIPQIAAVLGSCTAGGAYVPAMSDEAVIVRNQGTIFLGGPPLVKAATGEEVTAEELGGGDLHARVSGVTDHLAEDDPHALRIVRDIVATLAPRPPSPWERVPAEEPAHDPRDLYGIVPADTRTPYDVREIIARVVDGSRFLEFKAEYGATLVTGFAHIHGHPVGIIANNGILFGESALKGAHFIELCDRRAVPLVFLQNISGFMVGKAYEAAGIAKHGAKMVTAVACARVPKFTVVVGGSFGAGNYAMAGRAYSPRFLWMWPNARISVMGGEQAANVLSTVGNADPDAIRRQYEDQGNPYYSTARLWDDGVIDPLDTRTVLGLALSASANAPLEPVGYGVFRM, encoded by the coding sequence ATGAGTGGCTGGCCGGTGCTGCGGAGCGCCTGCGACCCGGGTGGCGAGGGGTTCAAGGGCAACGCGGAGGTCAACGAGCGCCTGGCCGCGGACCTGAGAGAGCGGCTCGCGGTCGCCGGGCTGGGCGGTCCGGAGAAGTCCCGGGCCAGACACGTGTCGCGCGGCAAGCTGCTGCCCCGCGACCGGGTGGACGCCCTGCTCGACCCGGGCTCACGCTTCCTGGAGCTCTCCCAGCTCGCCGCCACCGGGCTCTACGGCGACGAGGCCCCCGCCGCCGGGATCATCACCGGCGTGGGCCGCGTCTCCGGCCGCGAATGCGTGGTCGTCGCCAACGACGCCACCGTCAAGGGCGGCACCTACTACCCCGTCACGGTCAAGAAGCACCTGCGGGCCCAGGAGGTCGCCCTCCACAACAACCTGCCGTGCGTCTACCTCGTCGACTCCGGCGGCGCGTTCCTGCCCAAGCAGGACGAGGTCTTCCCCGACCGCGAGCACTTCGGCCGCATCTTCTACAACCAGGCCACCATGTCGGCGCGCGGCATCCCGCAGATCGCCGCGGTGCTCGGCTCCTGCACGGCGGGCGGCGCCTACGTCCCGGCGATGAGCGACGAGGCGGTGATCGTCCGCAACCAGGGCACGATCTTCCTCGGCGGCCCGCCGCTGGTGAAGGCGGCGACCGGGGAGGAGGTCACCGCCGAGGAGCTGGGCGGCGGCGACCTGCACGCCCGGGTCAGCGGCGTCACCGACCACCTCGCCGAGGACGACCCGCACGCGCTCAGGATCGTCCGCGACATCGTGGCCACCCTCGCCCCGCGCCCCCCGTCCCCGTGGGAGCGCGTCCCCGCAGAGGAGCCGGCGCACGACCCGCGCGACCTCTACGGGATCGTCCCCGCCGACACCCGCACGCCGTACGACGTGCGCGAGATCATCGCCCGGGTCGTGGACGGCAGCCGGTTCCTGGAGTTCAAGGCCGAGTACGGCGCCACGCTCGTCACCGGCTTCGCCCACATCCACGGCCACCCGGTCGGGATCATCGCCAACAACGGCATCCTGTTCGGCGAGTCCGCGCTCAAGGGCGCGCACTTCATCGAGCTGTGCGACCGCCGCGCCGTGCCCCTGGTGTTCCTGCAGAACATCAGCGGGTTCATGGTCGGCAAGGCGTACGAGGCCGCCGGCATCGCCAAGCACGGCGCCAAGATGGTCACCGCCGTCGCCTGCGCCCGGGTGCCCAAGTTCACCGTGGTCGTCGGCGGCTCGTTCGGCGCGGGCAACTACGCGATGGCCGGGCGTGCCTACTCGCCCCGGTTCCTGTGGATGTGGCCCAACGCGCGCATCTCGGTGATGGGCGGCGAGCAGGCCGCGAACGTGCTCTCCACGGTCGGCAACGCCGACCCCGACGCCATCCGCAGGCAGTACGAGGACCAGGGCAACCCCTACTACTCCACCGCCCGCCTGTGGGACGACGGCGTCATCGACCCTCTCGACACCCGCACCGTCCTCGGCCTGGCCCTGTCCGCCTCGGCCAACGCCCCTCTCGAACCCGTCGGCTACGGCGTCTTCCGGATGTGA